In Aedes albopictus strain Foshan chromosome 3, AalbF5, whole genome shotgun sequence, the following are encoded in one genomic region:
- the LOC134290103 gene encoding uncharacterized protein LOC134290103 isoform X2 encodes MQNGTAQVALVQEPYFRKGNFYLGNLVNPVFATFSKHEMANSRVMPRACVLVNNAIVATLISELTTRDVCAITIDVSVGNLNRKYVYCSVYLPHDEPSPTDAFKQVIAYCTSKGLPLIVGSDANAHHIIWGSSDINLRGSSLMEYLSSTDLALLNIGNRPTFMVSAREEVLDITLCSSRISHELTNWHVSDEESLSDHRYIFFEHLNVTSQTLRFRNPRSTNWDLYTDLVAAKFHGYSPSIDTPSDLDDAVDTTTTFIMEAFEEACPLRSVKITRGTPWWNSDLAKLRKQCRKSWNRRRSAGSEAFRSARKAYRKALRSAERSGWKNLCTNVSSLSEVSRLNKILAKSKDFRVNELRLPNGDLTSSDEEVLECLFSTHFPGCVDITSSDDPDVFSCSYDSLASARSIVTIESIEWALNSFAPFKSPGADGIYPILLQKGFDYFKHVLKKTTCLQFCYRVYSQILEGYYCKVYSESGSCVV; translated from the coding sequence ctgtgtgcttgtcaacaacgcaatagttgctacactcatctctgaactaaccaccagagatgtatgtgctatcacaattgatgtatctgttggaaacctcaacaggaaatacgtctattgttctgtgtatttaccacatgatgaaccatcccctacggatgctttcaaacaagtcatcgcatactgcacttcaaaaggccttccgctaattgttggcagtgatgctaatgctcaccatatcatctggggcagctcagacattaacttgagaggctccagtttgatggagtacttaagtagtacagatcttgcattacttaacataggcaaccgccccaccttcatggtatctgctagagaggaagtgttagatataacgctttgctctagcagaattagtcacgagctgaccaattggcatgtgtcagatgaagaatctttatctgaccatcgctatatcttttttgaacatttaaatgttacttcgcaaacattgcgtttcaggaatcctcggtcaacaaactgggatctttatactgatttggttgcagccaaatttcatggatattcaccatccattgacactccaagtgatttagatgatgccgttgatactacaacgaccttcatcatggaagcttttgaagaagcatgccctctacggtctgtgaagatcacaagaggaaccccttggtggaactctgatctggcgaaactcaggaaacaatgtagaaagagttggaacagacgacgttcggctggttcggaggctttcaggtcggctcgcaaggcctacaggaaagctctccggtctgctgaacgatccggctggaaaaacctttgtacaaatgtttccagcttgagtgaagtcagtcgattaaacaaaatccttgcgaaatctaaggatttccgggtgaacgaacttcgtttgccaaatggcgatctgacttcctctgatgaggaagttctggaatgcttattcagcacacacttccctggatgtgtggatattacatcttcggatgatcctgatgtcttttcttgtagttatgattctttagcttcggctcggagtattgtaactatagaatcgattgagtgggctcttaatagctttgctcctttcaaatctcctggggcagatgggatttatcctattttgcttcagaagggatttgattatttcaaacatgttttgaaaaaaactacttgtttgcagttttgctacagggtatattcccaaatcctggagggatattactgtaaagtttattccgaaagtgggtcgtgcgtcgtatga
- the LOC134290103 gene encoding uncharacterized protein LOC134290103 isoform X1 has protein sequence MISNWIHQMLKNRYLFSTLRLAGIRKLSVCGCPQGGVLSPLLWNLVADTLLRQLNNSGFPTYGFADDYLTLLVGMCISTLFDLMQNALQVVEDWCRQYGLSVNPSKTSIVLFTERRNRNGVRPLRLFDSEIDVTEQVKYVGVILDSKLSWTPHIEFRIKKACMAFGQCRRTFGTTWGLKPKNIKWIYTTVVRPILAYGCLVWWQKGEVRTVQSKLGHLQRMCLMAMSGAFSSTPTAALEVPFDVAPLHIHLKQEALSCTYRLRVLGLLEETSVNRSSTHTSLFPLLVNWDKIVLAPSDLTIACNFPYRTFSTKFPSREEWTSGYLERSISDGIVCYTDGSLLEGRAGAGVYSRELRLYQSYSLGRHCTVFQAEIFALMCGVQSALQQHVMGKVIYFCSDSQAAIKALASANSRSKIVIACRTQIEELNSANAVHLLWVPGHSSIAGNELADELARSGASHDFIGPEPAIPISKCWIKLQIHTWAVTQHRQYWNSLESCRQTKLYSAEPSLRVAKYLTNLSKQNCSMLVKALTGHCRLSYHMANIQQADSFACDSCESDYGTSYHLICNCPVFAQLRFRVFGKHLLSETDFRNLNLQDILLFLTRCGKEL, from the exons atgatttccaattggattcaccaaatgctcaaaaaccgatatctcttctcgacattgcgtctagcagggattaggaaattgagtgtttgtggatgcccccaagggggagtcttatcaccgcttttgtggaatctcgtagcagatacgctattgaggcaactcaataatagcggttttcctacttatggttttgccgacgactacctaacattgttagttggtatgtgcatcagcacccttttcgacctgatgcaaaacgcccttcaggtagttgaggattggtgtcgccaatatggcctttcggttaatccgagtaaaacatctattgttcttttcacggaaaggcgaaaccgtaatggcgttcgacctttgcgtctctttgattctgaaatcgatgtgactgaacaggtaaagtacgttggagtcattcttgattccaagctttcctggacacctcacattgagttcagaatcaagaaagcttgtatggccttcgggcaatgccggcgtacttttggtacaacttggggtctaaaacccaagaatatcaaatggatttacacaactgtggttcggccaatattggcctatggatgtcttgtgtggtggcaaaagggtgaagtgagaacggtccaatcaaaattaggccatctccaaaggatgtgcctaatggcgatgtctggagcgttctcttcaactcctacggcagcgctagaagttccctttgacgttgccccactacacattcatctcaaacaagaagccctttcttgcacttaccggttacgggtactcggtctactagaggaaacttctgtgaaccgcagttcaacacacacctcgttgtttccacttttggtgaattgggacaaaattgtccttgctccaagtgatcttacaattgcttgtaattttccatataggacattttccacgaaattcccttcccgggaagagtggacatctggttatctggaaagaagtatttcagacggcatcgtatgttacactgatggctctcttctcgaag gtcgagcaggtgctggtgtttattctcgtgagctaaggctgtatcagtcttattcacttggtagacactgcaccgtttttcaggccgaaatctttgctcttatgtgcggagtgcaatcagcacttcagcagcacgtaatgggcaaagtaatatacttctgttcagatagccaggctgctattaaagcacttgcttcggccaactccaggtcgaagatagttatcgcttgtcgaactcaaatcgaggagctgaattcagcaaacgctgttcaccttctatgggtacctggtcattcttccatcgctggaaatgaattggctgatgagttagctcgctctggagcatcacatgacttcattggccctgagccagctattccgatatcgaagtgttggattaagcttcagattcacacctgggctgtcactcaacacagacaatattggaatagtttggagtcatgtcgtcaaaccaaattgtatagtgctgagccatctctacgggtggcgaagtatctaactaatctgtctaagcagaattgcagcatgctggtcaaagcattgactggccactgccgactcagctatcacatggcgaatattcagcaagctgattcatttgcctgtgatagctgtgaatccgattatggaacttcgtatcatttgatatgtaactgtccagttttcgcgcaactgcgtttccgagtattcggtaaacacttattaagtgaaactgacttcagaaacctgaatcttcaggatattctgttgttcttaacccgctgtggtaaagagctatag